The following coding sequences lie in one Hippopotamus amphibius kiboko isolate mHipAmp2 chromosome 17, mHipAmp2.hap2, whole genome shotgun sequence genomic window:
- the CENPV gene encoding centromere protein V isoform X2 yields MGLGVEFTHLLNLKKSVDHGDPEAAASKSGGKRRVEDSDVSCCSSRGGRSRARTRTGSSRPPRAGLPGGRSCPGRPWGVAVSAGEYQGLVKHTGGCHCGAVRFEVWASADLHIFDCNCSICKKKQNRHFIVPASRFKLLKGADSITTYTFNTHKAQHTFCKRCGVQSFYSPRSNPGGFGIAPHCLDEGTVRSVVVEEFNGSDWEKAMREHKTIKSLSKE; encoded by the exons ATGGGGCTTGGTGTGGAGTTCactcatttattaaatttaaaaaaatctgttgacCACGGAGATCCTGAAGCCGCGGCTTCAAAATCTGGGGGAAAGCGCAGGGTTGAGGACTCCGACGTCAGCTGCTGCTCGTCCCGCGGAGGCAGGAGCCGGGCCCGCACCCGCACCGGGAGCTCCCGCCCGCCACGCGCGGGCCTCCCTGGGGGACGGAGCTGCCCCGGGCGCCCCTGGGGTGTGGCCGTGAGTGCCGG CGAGTACCAGGGCCTGGTGAAACACACAGGAGGCTGCCACTGTGGGGCGGTTCGCTTTGAAGTTTGGGCCTCGGCAGACCTGCACATCTTTGACTGCAA ttgcagcatttgCAAGAAGAAGCAGAATAGACACTTCATTGTTCCAGCCTCTCGCTTCAAGCTCCTCAAG GGAGCCGACAGCATCACCACGTACACCTTCAACACCCACAAGGCGCAGCACACCTTCTGTAAGAGGTGCGGCGTCCAGAGCTTTTACTCTCCCCGCTCCAACCCTGGAGGCTTCG GAATCGCACCCCACTGTCTGGACGAGGGCACCGTGCGGAGCGTGGTGGTCGAGGAGTTCAACGGCAGCGACTGGGAGAAGGCCATGAGGGAGCACAAGACCATCAAGAGCCTGTCTAAGGAGTGA
- the CENPV gene encoding centromere protein V isoform X1, which yields MRRARSGAAAKPRAQKGSGASRAPAVEAAAPGADRARRPAGQAGGGSRSAAKQPSAKRRPQSSPRAQEAGPGEPPPEPPLPPPAPSASELDLGEQRERWETFQKRQRLSFEGAAKLLLDTYEYQGLVKHTGGCHCGAVRFEVWASADLHIFDCNCSICKKKQNRHFIVPASRFKLLKGADSITTYTFNTHKAQHTFCKRCGVQSFYSPRSNPGGFGIAPHCLDEGTVRSVVVEEFNGSDWEKAMREHKTIKSLSKE from the exons ATGCGGCGGGCGAGGAGCGGCGCGGCGGCCAAGCCACGCGCGCAGAAGGGGTCCGGGGCCTCCAGGGCCCCCGCGGTCGAGGCCGCGGCCCCCGGCGCCGACCGAGCGCGGCGGCCCGCGGGCCAGGCCGGGGGCGGGAGCCGGTCGGCGGCGAAGCAGCCGTCGGCCAAGCGGCGGCCGCAGTCGTCGCCGCGGGCGCAGGAGGCGGGCCCCGGGGAACCGCCGCCGGAGCCGCCGCTGCCCCCGCCGGCGCCCTCGGCGTCCGAGCTGGACCTGGGCGAGCAGCGGGAGCGCTGGGAGACGTTCCAGAAGCGGCAGAGGCTCAGCTTCGAGGGCGCCGCCAAGCTGCTGCTGGACACCTA CGAGTACCAGGGCCTGGTGAAACACACAGGAGGCTGCCACTGTGGGGCGGTTCGCTTTGAAGTTTGGGCCTCGGCAGACCTGCACATCTTTGACTGCAA ttgcagcatttgCAAGAAGAAGCAGAATAGACACTTCATTGTTCCAGCCTCTCGCTTCAAGCTCCTCAAG GGAGCCGACAGCATCACCACGTACACCTTCAACACCCACAAGGCGCAGCACACCTTCTGTAAGAGGTGCGGCGTCCAGAGCTTTTACTCTCCCCGCTCCAACCCTGGAGGCTTCG GAATCGCACCCCACTGTCTGGACGAGGGCACCGTGCGGAGCGTGGTGGTCGAGGAGTTCAACGGCAGCGACTGGGAGAAGGCCATGAGGGAGCACAAGACCATCAAGAGCCTGTCTAAGGAGTGA